The following proteins are encoded in a genomic region of Maribacter hydrothermalis:
- a CDS encoding alkaline phosphatase family protein produces MKKTVVINVVGLTKRLIGEHTPYIKSFLEKGQTSYIEPLLPGVTCAVQSTYVTGKWPSEHGIVGNGWYFKDECEVKFWRQSNKLVEQPKIWDDIKEKHPNFTCANHFWWYNMYSNVDYSLTPRPNYLADGRKIPDIYSYPAQLRDEMQTALGTFPLFEFWGPKTTINSSKWIADAALLTDKKHNPDLTFIYLPHLDYNLQRYGLDFKVISKDLNEIDAVVKELVQHYEALETRVILLSEYGITNVNRPIHLNRLLRKEGFIAVREERGLELLDAGASDVFAVADHQIAHVYCKNEQDIERVAEFIKAVEGVEKVLYGDDLKTYHINHERCGDIVVVADKDSWFTYYFWLDDSKAPDYARMVDIHKKPGYDPVEMMTDPKDKLVMAKVVGKLLKKKMGFRTVMNIIPIDATLIKGSHGRLTEDEEDFPIFISNHITGDNDQIISAVQVRDLIEDHLLN; encoded by the coding sequence ATGAAGAAAACGGTAGTCATAAATGTCGTTGGATTAACGAAGCGATTGATAGGTGAACACACTCCGTATATAAAATCGTTTTTAGAAAAAGGTCAAACCTCATACATAGAACCTCTGTTACCCGGTGTTACCTGTGCAGTACAATCTACCTATGTAACAGGAAAATGGCCGTCAGAGCATGGTATTGTTGGTAATGGCTGGTATTTTAAAGATGAGTGCGAGGTTAAATTTTGGCGACAGTCAAACAAGTTGGTAGAACAACCCAAAATATGGGATGATATAAAAGAGAAACATCCTAATTTTACTTGTGCCAATCATTTTTGGTGGTACAACATGTACAGCAATGTTGATTATAGTCTAACTCCGAGACCAAATTATTTAGCAGACGGAAGAAAAATTCCGGATATATATTCTTATCCTGCTCAGTTGCGTGATGAAATGCAAACCGCTTTGGGAACATTTCCGTTATTTGAATTTTGGGGACCTAAGACAACTATCAATTCTTCAAAATGGATTGCAGATGCCGCTTTGCTGACTGATAAAAAGCATAATCCAGATTTAACCTTCATTTACCTTCCTCATTTAGATTATAATTTACAACGTTACGGTCTTGACTTTAAGGTGATTTCAAAAGACTTGAACGAAATTGATGCTGTAGTAAAAGAATTGGTACAACACTATGAAGCATTAGAAACCAGAGTGATACTGCTTTCTGAATACGGAATTACAAATGTAAATAGACCGATACATCTTAATCGATTATTGCGAAAAGAAGGTTTTATTGCCGTACGTGAAGAAAGAGGTTTGGAGTTGTTAGATGCAGGTGCTAGCGATGTATTTGCCGTTGCAGATCATCAGATTGCACATGTATATTGCAAGAATGAGCAGGATATTGAACGTGTTGCAGAATTTATAAAAGCTGTAGAAGGAGTCGAGAAAGTACTTTATGGAGATGATTTGAAAACGTATCACATAAACCATGAACGTTGTGGTGATATTGTGGTGGTAGCTGATAAAGATTCATGGTTTACGTATTATTTCTGGCTAGATGATTCAAAAGCACCAGATTACGCAAGAATGGTAGATATTCATAAAAAACCAGGTTACGATCCAGTTGAAATGATGACTGACCCAAAAGATAAATTGGTGATGGCAAAAGTAGTTGGCAAGTTACTTAAGAAGAAAATGGGCTTTAGAACGGTCATGAATATTATACCGATTGATGCTACTTTGATCAAAGGTTCCCACGGTCGTTTAACAGAAGACGAAGAAGATTTCCCAATCTTTATAAGTAATCATATCACTGGTGATAACGATCAGATAATTAGTGCAGTACAAGTGCGTGATCTTATTGAAGATCACCTATTAAACTAA
- a CDS encoding transmembrane 220 family protein, with protein MNLLFKILGYVFAVLFTVGAVLQYNDPDSLHWIIIYGVAALISLLFALNKIGYIVPLILGVLAFIGFVYLYPSDFQGFDLNDGDIVTVELGREAFGLLIISIVLVIFAFRSKKKL; from the coding sequence ATGAATCTATTATTTAAGATATTAGGCTATGTTTTTGCAGTGTTGTTTACTGTTGGTGCCGTTTTACAATACAATGACCCAGACTCGTTACATTGGATTATCATCTATGGTGTTGCGGCTTTAATCTCTCTATTATTCGCATTAAATAAGATAGGATATATTGTACCGTTGATTTTAGGAGTACTTGCTTTTATTGGTTTCGTTTATCTTTATCCTTCAGATTTTCAAGGATTCGATTTAAATGATGGAGATATAGTTACCGTAGAGTTAGGAAGGGAAGCTTTCGGACTTTTAATAATTTCAATAGTACTAGTAATATTTGCTTTTCGGAGTAAGAAAAAGCTATAA